The Bernardetia litoralis DSM 6794 genome includes a window with the following:
- a CDS encoding DUF1684 domain-containing protein, which translates to MKKIFSKSALLIYLINFIFLSCQSSKIVSTSNNSKEISYSSQIKLFQEEMNSSYKDIKESPLESKERKKFKSLPFFEIDSVYKVEADFVRTTDGQPFEMQTTTERKPMYQKFGEVSFELHGKRHTLNVYQSQNLKQKEEYKNYLFLPFTDLSNGQESYYGGRYIDLTIPTTANFDKIIIDFNKAYNPYCAYNKKYSCPIPPRGNNLNIKVLAGVSYENHE; encoded by the coding sequence ATGAAAAAAATTTTTTCAAAAAGTGCACTTTTAATTTATCTAATTAATTTTATTTTTTTGTCTTGTCAAAGCTCCAAAATAGTAAGTACAAGCAATAATTCTAAAGAAATTAGTTATTCTTCTCAAATAAAATTGTTTCAAGAAGAGATGAATAGTAGTTATAAAGATATAAAAGAATCGCCTTTAGAAAGTAAAGAGCGCAAAAAATTCAAATCTTTACCTTTTTTTGAAATTGATTCTGTATATAAAGTAGAAGCTGATTTTGTCAGAACAACAGATGGACAGCCTTTTGAGATGCAAACCACAACTGAAAGAAAACCAATGTATCAGAAGTTTGGAGAGGTAAGTTTTGAGTTGCACGGAAAAAGACACACACTAAATGTCTATCAGAGTCAAAACTTAAAGCAAAAAGAAGAGTATAAAAATTATCTTTTTTTACCTTTTACAGATTTGAGTAATGGACAAGAATCGTATTATGGAGGGCGTTATATTGATTTAACAATTCCAACAACAGCAAATTTTGATAAAATTATAATTGATTTTAATAAGGCTTATAATCCATATTGTGCCTATAATAAAAAATATTCTTGTCCAATTCCACCAAGAGGAAATAATTTGAATATCAAAGTTTTGGCTGGTGTGAGTTATGAAAATCATGAGTGA
- a CDS encoding YHS domain-containing (seleno)protein has translation MPKNQKYSFYTFLFFLCSFLLIEKVEAQKLTELHCVTHFNLDDGVAIEGYDVVSYFVEDEPQEGKEGISAKYLGVIYRFATIEHRELFIKNPQKYIPQYGGWCAYAMGAKNEKVTMNPENYKIIDGKLYLFYKSFFTNTLDDWNEDEENLKQKANENWKKIY, from the coding sequence ATGCCAAAGAATCAAAAATATAGCTTTTATACTTTTCTATTTTTTTTATGTAGTTTCTTATTGATAGAAAAAGTTGAAGCACAAAAGCTAACAGAATTACATTGTGTTACACATTTTAATCTTGATGATGGAGTTGCTATTGAAGGTTATGATGTGGTTTCTTATTTTGTGGAAGATGAGCCTCAAGAAGGAAAAGAGGGTATTTCTGCCAAATATTTGGGTGTGATTTATAGGTTTGCAACCATAGAACACCGAGAATTATTTATCAAAAATCCTCAAAAATATATTCCTCAATATGGTGGCTGGTGTGCTTATGCAATGGGTGCAAAAAATGAAAAAGTAACTATGAACCCAGAAAATTATAAGATTATAGATGGTAAACTGTATCTTTTTTATAAAAGTTTTTTTACAAATACGTTGGATGATTGGAATGAGGATGAAGAAAATTTGAAGCAAAAAGCGAATGAAAATTGGAAAAAAATTTATTAA
- the pckA gene encoding phosphoenolpyruvate carboxykinase (ATP), translating to MQQHGVKSNQSGIEELGIKHAANVYWNLPAAELVEHALDNKEAVLSETGALMFDTGKFTGRSPKDRFIVKDAETENSVWWGDINIAFSPEKFDALMEKMIASLGEKNLYVRDAYAGADKNYQLKLRVINTNACSNLFCHNMFIRPEQTEFESFDPTFTILQIPEFMADPEVDGTRQGNFAIINFTKKMILIGGTGYTGEMKKGIFSVLNYILPHKKNVLSMHCSANIGQDGDTAIFFGLSGTGKTTLSADPNRPLIGDDEHGWTSDSVFNFEGGCYAKVIDLTEEKEPQIFNAIRFGALLENTRFHKGTRKVDYLNSEVTENTRVAYPIYHIDNAVEPSVGGVPKNIFFLTCDAYGVLPPISKLEKGQAMYHFISGYTAKVAGTEVGITEPQRTFSACFGAAFLPLHPTKYAEMLGKKMEESNVNVWLINTGWSGGGYGVGSRMKLSYTRAMITAALEGKLNDVKFEEQPIFGVKIPNECPNVPTEILNPKNTWENKEEYDATANKLATAFVSNFEKYAEYANDEIMAGAPKAMANS from the coding sequence ATGCAACAACACGGAGTCAAGTCTAACCAATCAGGAATTGAGGAACTAGGAATAAAACATGCAGCAAATGTATATTGGAATTTGCCAGCAGCAGAGCTTGTCGAACATGCATTAGATAATAAAGAAGCTGTTTTGTCTGAAACAGGTGCTTTGATGTTTGATACAGGTAAATTTACAGGTCGTTCTCCTAAAGATAGATTTATTGTAAAAGATGCTGAAACTGAAAATTCAGTATGGTGGGGTGATATCAATATTGCGTTTTCTCCAGAAAAATTTGATGCATTAATGGAAAAAATGATTGCATCATTGGGAGAAAAAAATCTTTATGTACGTGATGCTTATGCAGGTGCTGATAAAAATTATCAACTCAAACTTCGTGTAATCAATACGAATGCCTGTTCAAATCTTTTTTGTCATAATATGTTTATTCGTCCAGAACAAACAGAATTTGAGTCTTTTGACCCTACTTTTACCATTCTTCAAATCCCTGAATTTATGGCAGACCCTGAAGTAGATGGAACTCGTCAGGGCAATTTTGCAATTATCAATTTCACTAAAAAAATGATTTTGATTGGTGGAACAGGTTATACAGGAGAAATGAAAAAAGGTATTTTCTCTGTATTAAATTATATTCTTCCTCACAAGAAAAATGTATTATCAATGCACTGTTCGGCAAATATTGGACAAGATGGCGATACTGCTATTTTCTTTGGTCTTTCAGGAACAGGAAAAACAACGCTTTCAGCAGACCCTAATCGTCCTCTTATTGGAGATGATGAACACGGCTGGACATCAGACTCAGTTTTCAATTTTGAAGGTGGTTGTTATGCAAAAGTAATTGACCTTACAGAAGAAAAAGAGCCTCAAATATTTAATGCTATTAGATTTGGTGCATTATTAGAAAACACTCGTTTTCATAAAGGAACTAGAAAAGTAGATTACCTCAACTCAGAAGTTACTGAAAATACTCGTGTTGCTTATCCAATTTATCATATTGACAATGCTGTTGAGCCTTCTGTGGGTGGTGTTCCTAAAAATATTTTCTTCCTTACTTGTGATGCGTATGGTGTTTTGCCTCCAATCTCTAAATTAGAAAAAGGACAAGCTATGTATCACTTTATTTCGGGTTATACTGCAAAAGTAGCAGGAACAGAAGTAGGTATTACAGAGCCTCAACGTACTTTCTCTGCTTGTTTTGGTGCTGCATTTTTGCCTTTGCATCCTACAAAATATGCTGAGATGTTGGGTAAAAAAATGGAAGAATCAAATGTAAATGTTTGGCTTATCAACACAGGCTGGTCTGGTGGTGGTTATGGTGTAGGTTCAAGAATGAAACTTTCTTATACTCGTGCTATGATTACGGCTGCTTTAGAAGGAAAGTTAAATGATGTAAAATTTGAGGAGCAACCAATTTTTGGTGTAAAAATTCCTAATGAGTGTCCAAATGTTCCTACTGAAATCTTAAATCCTAAAAATACTTGGGAAAATAAAGAAGAATATGATGCTACTGCAAATAAATTAGCTACTGCATTTGTAAGTAATTTTGAAAAATATGCTGAATATGCAAATGATGAAATTATGGCTGGTGCACCTAAAGCAATGGCTAATTCTTAA
- a CDS encoding glycosyltransferase family 2 protein has protein sequence MKVSIVTVVYNNVSMVADAIESVLNQDYPDLEYILIDGASTDGTTELVRMYQNRITRVISEKDEGLYDAINKGIRMCSGDIIGLLHSDDFYPNNKVVSSFVKAFEEKNTDAVYGDLVYVDKEDTQKVIRYWQSGEFDCESFYKGWMPPHPALFIKKECYLKYGVYDTRFKSAADYELTLRILLKNKISATYLPIVMASMRTGGKSNSSLRNRLMANIEDYKAWKINDLQPKFYTRFMKPLSKIPQYFHGITQEKLELVYATSNSYKNNEVEV, from the coding sequence TTGAAAGTTTCCATTGTAACTGTAGTTTATAACAACGTATCAATGGTAGCAGACGCTATTGAATCTGTTTTAAATCAAGATTATCCTGACTTGGAATATATTCTTATTGATGGAGCCTCAACTGATGGAACTACCGAGTTAGTACGTATGTATCAAAATCGTATTACTCGTGTTATTTCAGAGAAAGATGAAGGGCTTTATGATGCTATCAACAAAGGAATCCGTATGTGTAGTGGAGATATTATAGGATTACTTCACTCAGATGATTTTTATCCAAATAATAAAGTGGTTTCCTCATTCGTTAAAGCCTTTGAAGAAAAAAATACTGATGCCGTATATGGTGATTTGGTATATGTAGATAAAGAAGATACTCAAAAAGTAATTAGATATTGGCAATCTGGAGAATTTGACTGCGAGAGTTTTTATAAAGGCTGGATGCCTCCACACCCTGCTCTCTTTATAAAAAAAGAATGCTACCTAAAATATGGTGTTTATGACACTCGTTTTAAAAGTGCTGCTGATTACGAACTTACTTTGCGTATACTTTTGAAAAATAAAATTTCTGCTACTTATTTACCTATAGTTATGGCTAGTATGCGTACAGGAGGAAAAAGTAATAGTAGCTTGAGAAACCGTTTAATGGCAAATATAGAAGATTATAAAGCTTGGAAAATCAATGATTTGCAACCTAAATTTTATACTCGTTTTATGAAGCCATTATCAAAAATACCTCAGTATTTCCATGGTATCACACAAGAAAAACTAGAACTTGTTTATGCAACTTCTAACTCATACAAAAACAATGAAGTAGAAGTGTAA